A single Flavobacterium sp. 1 DNA region contains:
- a CDS encoding cupin domain-containing protein translates to MNWTKPKKQTSDINTGFIDKDFANGNTIKMSIVNPHQSTHPPHKHVQEEFFFILEGTATFYLNGKTITAGAYTSFYCPSNIEHGISNAGDTELKYLVMQKYPKE, encoded by the coding sequence TTGAATTGGACAAAGCCAAAAAAACAAACGTCGGATATCAATACTGGTTTTATTGATAAAGATTTTGCTAATGGTAATACAATTAAAATGAGTATTGTTAACCCCCATCAGTCTACCCATCCCCCACACAAACATGTTCAAGAAGAATTCTTTTTTATTTTAGAAGGAACAGCCACTTTTTATTTAAATGGAAAAACTATAACTGCAGGAGCTTACACCAGTTTTTATTGTCCCTCCAATATAGAACATGGAATTAGCAATGCTGGGGACACAGAATTGAAATATTTAGTAATGCAAAAATACCCCAAAGAATAG
- a CDS encoding sulfite exporter TauE/SafE family protein, whose protein sequence is MEYFGYLASVIIGLSLGLIGGGGSILTIPILVYLFKIDPKLATSYSLFIVGITALSGCFSHYRMGNLRIKSALYFAVPSVFSILVIREVIILKIPNLLFTINNFQVTKGFLIMIIFAILMITASFSMIAKAKTQIQTANTNYWQLALIGAIVGIITGFLGAGGGFLIIPALLFFANLPMKQAVGTSLLIIFINSAIGFLGDLYINTSINYFFLASISSMAFIGMIIGTRLSKKIDGNKLKPIFGWFILVMGIYIIVKEMFF, encoded by the coding sequence ATGGAATACTTTGGTTATTTGGCATCAGTCATAATAGGGCTTTCTTTAGGGTTAATCGGTGGTGGCGGTTCTATTTTGACCATTCCCATATTGGTCTATTTATTTAAGATTGACCCCAAATTGGCGACCAGCTATTCCTTATTCATCGTAGGAATTACAGCTTTATCTGGATGTTTCAGCCATTATAGAATGGGAAACCTCAGAATCAAATCGGCATTATATTTTGCTGTTCCTTCAGTATTTTCGATATTGGTTATTCGGGAAGTAATCATTTTGAAGATTCCAAATTTACTTTTTACCATAAATAATTTTCAAGTTACCAAGGGTTTTCTAATCATGATCATTTTTGCAATCCTGATGATAACGGCTTCTTTTTCGATGATTGCCAAAGCCAAAACTCAAATACAAACTGCAAATACAAATTATTGGCAATTAGCCCTAATAGGAGCAATAGTGGGAATCATAACTGGTTTTCTGGGCGCTGGCGGTGGTTTTTTAATCATTCCTGCCCTTTTGTTTTTTGCTAATTTACCCATGAAACAGGCAGTAGGCACTTCATTATTGATTATATTTATAAATTCAGCTATTGGATTTTTAGGTGATTTATACATTAATACATCTATCAATTACTTTTTTTTAGCAAGCATTTCCAGCATGGCTTTCATCGGAATGATTATTGGTACACGATTATCAAAAAAAATAGACGGAAACAAACTCAAGCCTATTTTTGGCTGGTTCATTTTGGTAATGGGAATTTATATCATTGTCAAGGAAATGTTTTTTTAA
- the trxA gene encoding thioredoxin, whose product MSTFNDIIQSEKPVLVDFFATWCGPCQTLAPILKQVKDELGDRISIIKIDVDKNQQIASQYQVRGVPTMILFQNGKQLWRQSGVLSSSELIKVINQKY is encoded by the coding sequence ATGAGTACTTTCAACGACATAATCCAGTCTGAAAAACCAGTTCTGGTCGATTTTTTTGCCACATGGTGCGGCCCTTGCCAAACATTAGCACCTATTTTAAAACAAGTAAAAGACGAATTGGGCGATCGGATTTCAATCATCAAAATTGATGTGGACAAAAACCAGCAAATCGCTTCACAATATCAGGTTCGTGGAGTCCCTACTATGATTCTTTTCCAAAACGGAAAGCAGTTATGGAGACAATCTGGCGTTCTAAGCAGCTCTGAGCTAATTAAAGTAATAAATCAGAAGTATTGA
- a CDS encoding PAS domain S-box protein — translation MKEKLPSVEELLQKIKKQEHTISLLQRKIDSIANFEFFTRETSDFICVSDLNRNLKEFNLVFINKLGYSKRELLLNSFLNYIHPDDIPETELSIQELLKEKTSIIFENRIITKNGELITVQWTSIINPSRNLVYSIGRDITEIRKIQKQLSASESLLNDAQKIAKIGSWEFNIVNSDLIWTNELYHIFEIEKSLCGPLFENYLNYFTEEDKEMLYGKINECIQSKKPYEVTHKILFPNNRIKWIYGTGIPVLNDKNEVIALKGIAQDVTEKKRIESEILAKEKEVEIIKDKEREQRSNAKFRNYVENAPDGVMVVTKEGHFLEVNPAASKITGYSKNELLKKSLIDLTPFNFLPNIKSVFSALFLKETSKDIIPFMHSDGTIRLWSIDAVKLSEKQALLFVRDVTEREKAEIKLKESELFLKETQNIAQIGTYSINMYTGKWTRTDLLNTILGIDADYDLDEETWAALVHPAWRESLAAYFQEEVINKRKPFDREYKIIRVNDQKERWLHGIGTLKWDEENKPSVVLGTIRDITEHKLLELELIRAKEKAEESENDLYIKYIEHEEINEQLKQTNKELKKAKIQAEEANKAKSDFLSNMSHEIRTPLNGIVGFTDLLMKAELDKNQLEYMSTVNISANSLMEIINDILDFSKIESGKLDLHYEDVDLFRLLHQVIELFKHQANLKNINLTLAIEENIPQYIYADSIRLKQILVNLISNALKFTSFGHIRLDVEQIKAGKKKAIIKFSIKDTGIGIKHYNQKKIFNSFVQEDSATSRKFGGTGLGLAISNLLLGLMKSSLQLKSKYGDGSDFFFFIKFKKVAAPKDTFAELMPQKTIRKIANTNSLGTSRILIVEDNKINMFLAKTLVKRIIPNAIILEASDGQEGVEQFEINNPDLILMDIQMPIKNGYDATIEIRKHKKGDKIPIIALTAGIMVGEKDKCLEYGMNDYVSKPIIEEDLDAILQKWMLQKQLL, via the coding sequence ATGAAAGAAAAATTACCATCTGTTGAAGAATTGTTACAAAAAATAAAAAAGCAAGAACATACGATTTCGCTACTGCAAAGAAAGATTGATTCTATTGCCAATTTTGAGTTTTTTACCCGAGAAACTTCAGACTTTATTTGTGTCTCGGATTTAAATAGAAATTTGAAAGAGTTTAATCTTGTATTCATTAATAAATTAGGCTACTCCAAACGTGAATTATTGCTGAATAGTTTTCTCAATTACATTCATCCAGATGATATTCCCGAAACAGAGTTGTCGATACAAGAACTTTTAAAAGAAAAGACGTCCATAATTTTTGAAAACAGAATCATTACAAAAAATGGCGAGCTTATAACGGTGCAATGGACTTCTATTATAAATCCTTCCAGAAATTTAGTCTATTCTATAGGCAGAGACATTACTGAAATCAGAAAAATTCAAAAGCAGTTATCGGCAAGTGAGAGTTTGCTAAATGACGCTCAAAAAATTGCTAAAATTGGAAGCTGGGAATTCAATATTGTAAATAGTGATCTGATTTGGACCAATGAATTGTATCATATTTTTGAAATAGAGAAAAGCCTTTGCGGTCCTTTATTTGAGAATTATTTAAATTATTTCACCGAAGAAGATAAAGAGATGCTGTATGGCAAGATAAATGAATGCATCCAAAGTAAAAAACCTTATGAGGTAACTCATAAAATACTGTTTCCAAACAATCGAATCAAATGGATTTATGGAACAGGAATTCCAGTGCTAAACGATAAAAATGAAGTTATAGCTTTGAAAGGAATTGCTCAAGATGTTACCGAAAAAAAACGAATAGAAAGTGAAATTCTGGCGAAAGAAAAAGAAGTTGAAATCATCAAAGACAAAGAGCGGGAACAAAGAAGCAATGCCAAGTTTAGAAACTATGTAGAGAATGCACCCGATGGGGTTATGGTAGTCACCAAAGAGGGACATTTTTTGGAGGTGAATCCTGCAGCATCTAAGATTACAGGATATTCAAAAAACGAATTATTAAAAAAATCACTAATTGACTTAACTCCATTTAATTTTTTGCCAAATATTAAGTCAGTATTTAGTGCTCTTTTTCTGAAAGAAACATCAAAGGATATTATACCTTTTATGCATAGTGACGGAACCATACGGCTCTGGTCAATTGATGCTGTTAAACTTTCAGAAAAGCAAGCTTTATTGTTTGTAAGAGATGTTACCGAACGGGAAAAAGCTGAAATAAAATTAAAAGAAAGTGAGCTGTTTTTAAAAGAAACTCAAAACATTGCTCAAATAGGAACCTATAGCATTAATATGTATACAGGAAAATGGACACGTACCGATTTACTGAATACTATTTTGGGGATTGATGCTGATTATGATCTGGATGAAGAAACTTGGGCGGCTTTAGTACATCCGGCTTGGAGAGAAAGTTTGGCGGCATATTTTCAAGAAGAAGTGATCAATAAAAGAAAGCCGTTTGACAGGGAATATAAAATCATAAGAGTAAACGATCAAAAAGAGCGCTGGCTTCATGGAATAGGAACTTTAAAATGGGACGAAGAAAACAAACCTTCGGTTGTATTAGGAACTATTCGTGATATTACCGAGCATAAATTATTAGAATTAGAATTGATTAGAGCCAAAGAAAAAGCCGAAGAAAGCGAAAATGATCTGTACATAAAATATATTGAACACGAAGAAATAAACGAGCAGTTAAAACAAACCAATAAAGAATTAAAAAAGGCTAAAATTCAAGCCGAAGAAGCTAATAAAGCCAAATCGGATTTTTTATCCAATATGAGTCATGAGATTCGGACACCATTAAATGGGATTGTAGGTTTTACCGATTTGCTGATGAAAGCTGAACTTGATAAAAACCAATTGGAGTATATGTCAACAGTCAATATTTCTGCCAATTCGTTAATGGAAATCATTAATGATATACTCGATTTTTCAAAAATTGAATCGGGTAAATTAGATCTTCATTATGAAGATGTTGATCTCTTTAGACTGCTGCATCAAGTAATCGAATTGTTTAAACACCAAGCGAATCTTAAAAACATTAATTTAACCCTTGCAATTGAAGAAAACATTCCCCAATATATATATGCAGATTCCATCCGGCTGAAACAAATATTAGTGAATTTAATTAGTAACGCATTAAAATTCACTTCTTTTGGGCATATTAGATTGGATGTTGAACAAATTAAAGCAGGCAAAAAAAAGGCAATTATAAAATTTTCTATTAAGGATACCGGTATTGGAATCAAGCATTACAATCAAAAGAAAATTTTTAATTCATTTGTTCAAGAAGACAGTGCCACTTCCAGAAAATTTGGAGGTACAGGTTTAGGTTTGGCTATTTCTAATTTGCTGTTGGGATTAATGAAAAGCAGCCTGCAGCTGAAAAGTAAGTACGGCGACGGAAGTGATTTTTTCTTTTTCATTAAATTTAAAAAAGTGGCTGCCCCAAAAGATACGTTTGCTGAATTGATGCCCCAAAAAACAATTCGGAAAATAGCAAACACAAATAGTTTGGGTACATCGCGCATTTTGATTGTAGAGGACAATAAAATCAATATGTTTCTGGCAAAAACATTAGTGAAAAGAATTATTCCGAATGCAATTATTTTAGAAGCTTCGGATGGGCAGGAGGGGGTTGAGCAATTTGAAATCAATAATCCTGATTTGATTTTAATGGATATTCAAATGCCTATTAAAAACGGATATGATGCCACTATTGAAATCAGGAAACATAAAAAAGGGGATAAAATTCCGATAATAGCTTTGACTGCAGGAATTATGGTTGGAGAAAAAGATAAATGTCTTGAATATGGAATGAATGATTATGTTTCTAAACCAATAATAGAAGAAGATCTGGATGCTATACTTCAAAAATGGATGCTTCAGAAACAGTTGCTATAG
- a CDS encoding Crp/Fnr family transcriptional regulator: MPELLKKTFPSFSNELIQDIKASEIIKTFNAGEVIIRTGQYIKNTILLVKGAIKIYREDSDGGEFFMYYIQPGQACALSMVCAIKNEKSQIMAKAVEDSEIIMLPLTMMDKWMMQHRSWYEFVIGSYRNRFEEVLEVIDSIAFRAMDERLEFYLKRQVEACGCKELKLSHQEIGSDLNTSREVISRLLKKMEQRGLVVLHRSQIEILM, from the coding sequence ATGCCAGAGCTGTTAAAAAAAACATTCCCATCCTTTTCAAACGAATTGATTCAAGACATCAAAGCAAGTGAAATCATCAAAACCTTTAATGCTGGAGAAGTGATTATACGCACTGGACAATACATAAAAAATACTATCCTTTTAGTTAAAGGAGCAATTAAGATCTATCGTGAAGACAGTGATGGAGGGGAATTTTTCATGTATTACATACAGCCGGGACAAGCATGCGCCTTATCTATGGTTTGTGCAATCAAGAATGAAAAAAGCCAAATCATGGCAAAAGCAGTTGAAGATTCTGAAATCATTATGCTCCCATTGACTATGATGGACAAATGGATGATGCAGCACCGAAGCTGGTACGAATTTGTTATAGGCTCCTACCGTAATCGCTTTGAAGAAGTGCTGGAAGTAATTGACAGCATTGCATTTAGAGCAATGGATGAACGTCTGGAATTTTATCTAAAACGCCAAGTTGAAGCCTGTGGATGCAAAGAACTAAAACTTTCCCATCAGGAAATTGGATCTGATTTGAATACTTCCAGAGAAGTTATTTCAAGACTGCTCAAAAAAATGGAGCAAAGAGGCTTGGTCGTTTTGCACCGCAGCCAAATCGAGATTTTGATGTAG
- a CDS encoding methyltransferase domain-containing protein, whose protein sequence is MENSNQTFWDNQYQNNTTGWDLGTISPPIKSYIDILKDKNIRILIPGCGNSYEAEYLLEQGFTNITVIDIAPTLVENLKIKFKNNHNINILLGDFFEHQGEYDLIIEQTFFCALPTEMRKKYVSKMHQLLAEEGKIAGLLFNRTFENVPPFGGSQEEYEMLFKNNFDFLKMEVCLNSVAPRAGSELWIEFQKNKPKK, encoded by the coding sequence ATGGAAAACAGCAATCAAACTTTTTGGGACAATCAATATCAAAACAATACAACAGGTTGGGATCTCGGGACAATTTCTCCTCCAATTAAAAGTTATATTGATATTTTAAAAGATAAAAACATTCGAATCTTAATTCCTGGATGCGGAAACTCATACGAAGCCGAATATCTTTTAGAACAAGGATTTACAAATATTACTGTTATCGATATCGCTCCTACCTTGGTCGAAAACCTGAAAATAAAATTCAAAAACAATCACAATATCAATATTCTGTTAGGAGACTTTTTTGAACATCAGGGAGAATATGATTTAATAATAGAACAAACTTTCTTTTGTGCTTTGCCTACCGAAATGCGTAAAAAATACGTTTCAAAAATGCATCAGCTGTTAGCCGAAGAAGGAAAAATCGCTGGACTATTATTCAACCGAACTTTCGAAAATGTCCCACCGTTTGGCGGAAGCCAAGAAGAATATGAAATGCTTTTTAAGAACAATTTCGATTTTCTAAAAATGGAAGTTTGCCTAAACTCCGTGGCACCAAGAGCCGGATCCGAATTATGGATAGAATTTCAAAAAAATAAACCAAAAAAATGA
- a CDS encoding HEAT repeat domain-containing protein, with translation MLKKSSIVITVLLILYVIFRVFIVDSCSSKDTEYTEALSANNAYTGDKSCVKCHTAEHHQWKQSDHYMSMLPANDSTVKGDFNNVIFIADGITSRFFKKGSKFFINTEGSDGKNHDFEVKYIFGYKPLQQYLIHFPGGRMQVPRLSWDVNKKKWFNQYAGQKIPSHDWLHWTGNAQNWNTMCATCHSTNLHKNYDTKTDTYKTSYSVINVSCESCHGAGQKHLNYVNGSDYKSGNKITSSFIKLGKNSGQLEQINTCAPCHARVSEISPKHIESQEIMDNYIPQIPDTEFFQADGQVKDEDYIYTSFLQSKMYSKGVKCSNCHNPHSIKLKHISNQTCVQCHIPKKYDTPKHTFHITGSKGSLCVNCHMPGKLYMGNDLRHDHSFRVPRPDLSVKYGTPNACSNCHKDKSEKALADAVIKWYGPTRKYHFADDLIPGSKLDNNSEPHLIQLINTPTTPNIIKATAVFYLGSFNTKTSLNTLLSCLSHKDAQIRYRALRSLSSFPPSNWIEKTGDLLSDKARAVRIAAADLFITIPKEQIPSQYANAFESANQELISFLKYQTDFSTGNIMLADYYLRIQDYVNAESFYLKGLKKDSLMNYALLNLSSLYNAVGKNDASMHVLQKALKNDPNNERIYYNLALLYNEMNDTVAAEASFAKAIALKSQNPRVYYNYGLMLNSRKKFKEAEAVLQKGIAINSDTPDLYYALTFVHIQADNKTKAQQTASRLKQMDPNNPNYQELFKSLGVQ, from the coding sequence ATGCTCAAAAAGTCATCAATTGTTATAACAGTTCTTCTCATTCTCTATGTAATTTTTAGAGTTTTCATTGTTGACAGCTGCAGTTCAAAAGATACTGAATATACCGAGGCTCTCTCTGCCAACAATGCATACACAGGTGACAAATCCTGTGTAAAATGCCATACTGCCGAACATCATCAATGGAAACAGTCCGACCATTATATGTCAATGCTTCCTGCCAATGATTCGACTGTAAAAGGAGATTTCAATAATGTAATTTTCATCGCTGATGGTATTACGAGCAGATTCTTTAAAAAAGGCTCTAAATTTTTCATCAATACCGAAGGATCCGATGGTAAAAATCATGATTTTGAAGTAAAATATATCTTTGGCTACAAACCTTTGCAACAATATCTGATCCATTTTCCGGGGGGAAGAATGCAGGTTCCCCGATTAAGTTGGGATGTCAATAAAAAAAAATGGTTCAATCAGTATGCGGGTCAAAAAATACCTTCTCACGACTGGCTGCATTGGACAGGCAATGCCCAAAACTGGAACACGATGTGTGCCACTTGTCATTCGACTAACCTCCATAAAAATTACGACACCAAAACTGATACCTACAAAACCAGCTACAGCGTTATTAATGTAAGCTGCGAAAGTTGTCACGGCGCTGGTCAAAAGCATTTGAATTACGTAAACGGTTCTGATTACAAATCTGGAAATAAAATAACCAGCAGTTTTATAAAACTGGGCAAAAATTCGGGACAATTGGAACAAATCAATACTTGTGCACCTTGTCATGCACGCGTTTCCGAAATCAGCCCAAAGCATATCGAGAGCCAAGAAATAATGGATAATTACATTCCGCAGATTCCCGATACCGAGTTTTTCCAAGCCGACGGACAGGTAAAGGATGAAGATTATATTTATACTTCTTTTTTGCAAAGTAAAATGTACAGCAAAGGGGTTAAATGCAGTAATTGTCACAATCCGCACAGTATCAAACTGAAACACATCAGCAATCAAACGTGTGTGCAATGCCATATTCCAAAAAAATACGACACACCAAAACATACTTTTCATATAACCGGATCCAAAGGCTCTCTTTGTGTAAACTGTCACATGCCCGGAAAATTATACATGGGCAATGATTTGCGACATGACCATAGTTTTAGAGTTCCCCGTCCCGATCTTTCGGTCAAATACGGCACACCGAATGCCTGCAGTAACTGTCACAAAGACAAATCTGAAAAAGCCTTGGCCGATGCGGTAATTAAATGGTATGGTCCTACCCGAAAGTACCATTTTGCAGATGATTTAATTCCCGGAAGCAAACTGGACAATAACAGCGAACCTCATCTGATACAATTAATCAATACTCCAACAACTCCAAATATCATTAAGGCCACTGCGGTTTTCTATTTGGGCAGTTTCAATACCAAAACCAGCCTAAATACGCTCCTGTCCTGTTTAAGCCATAAAGATGCACAGATCCGCTATAGAGCTTTACGCAGTTTATCCAGTTTTCCGCCCAGCAATTGGATTGAAAAAACAGGAGATTTACTGTCCGATAAAGCAAGAGCTGTTCGTATCGCTGCAGCTGACCTTTTTATAACAATTCCTAAAGAACAAATTCCAAGCCAATATGCAAATGCTTTTGAAAGCGCCAATCAGGAGTTAATTAGCTTTCTTAAATATCAAACCGATTTTTCGACAGGAAATATAATGCTGGCCGATTATTATCTTAGAATACAGGATTATGTAAATGCGGAGTCTTTCTATCTAAAAGGTCTCAAAAAAGACAGCCTAATGAATTATGCCCTGCTCAATTTATCTTCGCTCTATAATGCCGTTGGCAAAAATGATGCTTCAATGCATGTATTGCAAAAAGCTTTAAAAAATGACCCAAACAACGAACGCATTTATTATAATTTAGCCTTGCTTTATAATGAAATGAATGATACTGTAGCTGCCGAAGCTTCTTTTGCCAAAGCAATAGCTTTAAAATCACAAAATCCAAGAGTTTATTACAATTATGGCTTGATGCTGAACAGCAGGAAAAAATTCAAAGAAGCCGAAGCTGTTTTACAGAAAGGAATTGCCATAAATTCTGACACACCTGATTTATACTATGCGCTCACTTTTGTGCATATCCAAGCAGATAATAAGACAAAAGCACAGCAAACAGCTTCCCGTTTGAAACAAATGGATCCGAATAATCCAAATTATCAGGAATTGTTTAAAAGTTTAGGTGTGCAATAA
- a CDS encoding rhodanese-like domain-containing protein, translating into MHIEQIYTGCLAQGAYYITSNGEAAIIDPLRETQPYLERIARDGVKLKYIFETHFHADFVSGHLDLSKETGAPIVYGPTAKPEFEAIVTTDNQLFEIGKIKIKVLHTPGHTMESSTYLLIDENGKDHAVFSGDTLFIGDVGRPDLAQKAASMTQEQLAGLLFHSLRDKVMTLADDVIVYPAHGAGSACGKNMSKETVSTIGNQKANNYALRANMTEAEFITEVTDGLLPPPAYFGMNVAMNKKGYDSFQEVLEHGMNALSVAKFESVADETGALILDTRKNGDFAKGFIPQSINIGIDGDFAPWVGALIANVKQPILLITELGREEETVTRLSRVGFDNLVGHLEGGFEAWKKSGKDIDSINRITAAEFQKQVKIGESKIIDIRKETEYSAEHVAEAYCKPLANINDWIKDINPNEPFFMHCAGGYRSMIAGSILQARGFRNFSEIEGGFNAIAKTDVPRTDFICQSKL; encoded by the coding sequence ATGCATATAGAACAAATATATACAGGATGTTTAGCGCAAGGTGCCTATTATATCACTTCCAATGGCGAAGCGGCTATAATTGACCCGTTAAGAGAAACACAGCCTTATTTGGAAAGAATTGCCCGCGATGGCGTGAAGCTGAAATATATTTTTGAAACCCATTTTCATGCCGATTTTGTTTCAGGGCATCTTGATTTAAGCAAAGAAACTGGCGCTCCAATCGTTTATGGACCAACAGCAAAACCCGAATTCGAAGCTATCGTTACAACCGATAATCAATTATTCGAAATAGGTAAGATCAAAATAAAAGTCCTGCATACTCCTGGACATACGATGGAAAGTTCTACTTATTTACTGATTGACGAAAACGGAAAAGATCATGCTGTTTTCTCCGGAGATACTTTGTTTATTGGCGATGTAGGAAGACCTGATCTCGCTCAAAAGGCAGCTTCAATGACTCAGGAACAGTTGGCTGGATTACTATTTCATTCTCTAAGAGACAAAGTTATGACCTTGGCAGATGACGTTATTGTATATCCTGCTCACGGCGCTGGCAGTGCTTGCGGCAAAAATATGAGCAAAGAAACGGTTTCGACTATTGGGAATCAAAAAGCTAACAATTACGCTTTGAGAGCCAACATGACCGAAGCCGAATTCATAACCGAAGTGACCGATGGATTGCTTCCTCCCCCAGCCTATTTTGGGATGAATGTCGCGATGAATAAAAAAGGATATGACAGCTTTCAGGAAGTTTTGGAACATGGTATGAACGCTTTATCGGTGGCCAAATTTGAGTCAGTTGCAGACGAAACTGGAGCATTGATTTTAGATACCCGAAAAAACGGTGATTTTGCCAAAGGCTTTATTCCGCAGTCCATAAACATAGGTATTGATGGCGATTTTGCCCCTTGGGTAGGCGCTTTGATTGCCAATGTTAAACAGCCCATTTTGCTAATTACCGAACTGGGACGGGAAGAAGAAACCGTAACCCGCTTGAGCCGTGTAGGTTTTGATAATTTGGTCGGCCATTTAGAAGGAGGTTTTGAAGCTTGGAAAAAATCAGGAAAAGACATTGACTCCATAAACCGAATCACCGCTGCCGAGTTTCAAAAACAAGTAAAAATTGGCGAAAGCAAAATTATTGATATTCGCAAAGAAACAGAATACAGTGCCGAGCATGTGGCCGAAGCCTATTGCAAACCACTAGCCAACATCAACGATTGGATTAAAGATATCAATCCAAACGAACCCTTTTTCATGCATTGTGCGGGTGGTTATCGCAGCATGATTGCAGGGTCTATTTTGCAAGCGCGGGGTTTTCGAAATTTCAGCGAGATCGAAGGCGGATTCAATGCCATTGCAAAAACCGATGTTCCCAGAACCGATTTTATATGCCAAAGTAAACTGTAA